In Candidatus Bipolaricaulota bacterium, the following proteins share a genomic window:
- a CDS encoding ribulose-phosphate 3-epimerase — protein sequence MVLVAPSILSADFSRLGEEIKAVE from the coding sequence ATGGTGCTTGTTGCTCCCTCTATTCTATCAGCCGATTTTTCAAGATTGGGCGAGGAAATAAAGGCGGTGGAA